The following coding sequences lie in one Pseudarthrobacter phenanthrenivorans Sphe3 genomic window:
- the disA gene encoding DNA integrity scanning diadenylate cyclase DisA — protein sequence MARSPEESLRATLGRVAPGTPLRDGLERILRGRTGALIVLGSDRTIDSICSGGFDIGIDFSPTRLRELAKMDGAIICDKDAGNILRAAVQLVPDSSIETQESGTRHRTAERVAIQTGVPVISVSQSMQIIALYVNGLRHVLEGSEKVLARANQALATLERYRSRLDQVTSSLSALEIEAMVTVRDVAVTLQRQEMVRRISEEISQYVLELGEDGRLLSLQLDELTVGRGPGSDVIIRDYASPNASAEDIEKAVSALVNLGPTELIDLGKISGIVGFAGGEANLDAVVQPRGYRLLSGLKAVPKAVADRLVDHFGGLQFLMAATIDDLMTVDGIGDQRARTVREGLSRMAEASLLDRFL from the coding sequence ATGGCGCGGAGCCCCGAAGAATCACTCAGGGCAACCCTGGGCAGGGTGGCTCCCGGCACTCCCCTCCGCGACGGCCTCGAGCGGATCCTGCGGGGACGGACCGGAGCGCTGATCGTCCTGGGCTCGGACCGCACCATCGACTCCATCTGCTCCGGCGGTTTCGACATCGGCATCGACTTCTCACCGACCCGCCTCCGCGAGCTCGCCAAAATGGACGGCGCCATCATCTGTGACAAGGACGCCGGCAACATCCTCCGCGCGGCCGTCCAGCTGGTCCCCGATTCCAGCATCGAGACCCAGGAGTCCGGCACCCGGCACCGCACAGCCGAACGCGTAGCCATCCAGACCGGCGTGCCCGTCATCTCCGTCAGCCAGTCCATGCAGATTATCGCGCTGTACGTCAACGGCCTGCGCCATGTCCTGGAGGGCTCGGAGAAGGTCCTTGCCCGCGCAAACCAGGCCCTCGCCACCCTTGAGCGCTACCGCTCGCGCCTGGACCAGGTCACCAGCTCGCTCTCGGCACTGGAAATCGAAGCAATGGTGACGGTCCGGGACGTGGCCGTGACGCTGCAGCGCCAGGAGATGGTCCGCCGCATCTCCGAGGAAATTTCGCAGTACGTCCTGGAACTGGGCGAGGACGGCAGGCTCCTCTCGCTCCAGCTCGACGAGCTGACGGTGGGCAGGGGCCCCGGCAGCGACGTCATCATCCGCGACTATGCAAGCCCCAACGCCTCCGCAGAGGACATCGAGAAAGCCGTCAGCGCGCTGGTGAACCTGGGCCCCACCGAGCTCATCGACCTGGGCAAGATATCCGGGATTGTAGGATTCGCGGGCGGCGAAGCCAATCTTGATGCCGTGGTCCAGCCCCGCGGCTACCGCCTGCTGTCCGGGCTCAAGGCAGTCCCGAAAGCTGTAGCGGACCGCCTTGTTGACCACTTCGGCGGGCTGCAGTTCCTCATGGCCGCGACCATCGACGACCTGATGACGGTGGACGGCATCGGCGACCAGCGCGCGCGGACCGTGCGCGAGGGCCTCAGCCGGATGGCGGAAGCAAGCCTGCTGGACCGTTTCCTCTAA
- a CDS encoding histone-like nucleoid-structuring protein Lsr2 codes for MAQKVNIILVDDLDGGSADENVKFGLDGVNYEIDLSAANAAELRSSLERFVAAARKTSGGRAVRTKAASGGRSHDSAQIRQWARDNGYTVNSRGRIQAEIQEAYQKANS; via the coding sequence ATGGCACAGAAAGTAAACATCATCCTCGTTGATGATCTGGATGGGGGATCCGCAGACGAGAATGTGAAGTTTGGCCTCGACGGGGTCAACTATGAGATTGACCTTTCAGCAGCTAACGCCGCTGAACTCCGCTCTTCATTGGAGCGTTTCGTTGCAGCCGCACGGAAAACTTCCGGTGGCCGCGCAGTCCGGACGAAGGCCGCCTCCGGGGGACGCAGCCACGACTCTGCACAGATTAGGCAATGGGCCCGCGACAACGGCTACACGGTTAACAGCCGCGGCCGAATTCAGGCCGAAATCCAGGAAGCCTACCAAAAGGCAAATTCCTAG
- a CDS encoding beta-ketoacyl-[acyl-carrier-protein] synthase family protein yields the protein MPETWAELTAGKSGIAPLEEAWAEQLPVKMAGQVTADLSGHLSTREMKRMDRCGQLALIAAREAWNQAGAPEVDPERFAVVIGSAYGGLGSTIEQDRTLAESGPRKVSPHTLTRLMVNGPAAWVSIDLGARGGARTPVSACASGAEAIVQAAEMIRSGAADVVIAGGVDASVNDLVITGFSQIRALSTRNEDPQRASRPFDGGRDGFVLAEGAGIVVLESEEHARARGAEVLGAVAGGSVTSDANDIVAADPAMQRRVMQKALESAGMAAEDIGFVHAHATSTPVGDRLEGQAINAIFGSGIPVTSTKGHTGHLLGGAGALAAVVVVEALRTGMLPGTLNVQELDPEVHLNVVTEAVRHLPPENAPAGLVNAFGFGGHSVALVITGA from the coding sequence GTGCCCGAAACCTGGGCCGAGCTGACTGCCGGCAAGTCCGGCATCGCCCCACTCGAGGAAGCGTGGGCTGAACAGCTGCCGGTGAAGATGGCCGGACAGGTTACTGCCGACCTTTCCGGGCATTTGAGTACCCGCGAGATGAAACGCATGGACCGCTGCGGACAGCTCGCACTCATTGCCGCCCGGGAAGCCTGGAATCAGGCGGGGGCCCCTGAAGTGGACCCCGAGCGTTTCGCCGTGGTGATCGGCTCCGCGTATGGCGGGCTCGGTTCCACCATCGAACAGGACCGGACCCTTGCCGAATCCGGACCCCGAAAGGTTTCGCCGCATACCCTCACCAGGCTCATGGTCAACGGGCCCGCGGCCTGGGTCTCCATCGACCTCGGTGCCCGTGGCGGCGCCCGGACGCCGGTGAGCGCGTGTGCCTCCGGGGCTGAGGCGATTGTCCAGGCAGCCGAGATGATCCGCTCAGGAGCGGCCGACGTGGTGATTGCCGGCGGTGTGGACGCCTCTGTGAATGACCTGGTGATCACCGGGTTCTCCCAGATCCGCGCGCTGTCCACCCGCAACGAAGATCCGCAGCGGGCATCGCGCCCGTTCGACGGCGGACGTGACGGATTTGTGCTGGCAGAGGGCGCCGGGATTGTGGTGCTCGAGAGCGAAGAGCACGCCCGCGCCCGCGGCGCCGAAGTGCTGGGCGCGGTTGCCGGTGGATCGGTGACCTCCGATGCGAACGATATTGTTGCCGCCGATCCCGCCATGCAGCGACGGGTGATGCAGAAGGCCCTCGAATCCGCCGGCATGGCCGCCGAAGACATCGGCTTTGTGCACGCCCACGCCACGTCCACCCCCGTGGGCGACAGGCTTGAGGGGCAGGCCATCAATGCCATCTTCGGCTCCGGCATTCCCGTCACCTCCACCAAGGGCCACACCGGCCACCTGCTGGGCGGCGCCGGCGCGCTGGCCGCCGTCGTGGTGGTGGAAGCGCTCCGCACCGGAATGCTTCCTGGAACCCTCAACGTCCAGGAACTGGACCCGGAAGTGCACCTCAATGTCGTCACCGAAGCCGTCCGCCACCTCCCGCCGGAGAACGCCCCGGCCGGGCTGGTGAACGCCTTCGGCTTCGGCGGGCACAGCGTTGCTTTGGTGATCACCGGCGCCTGA
- a CDS encoding DUF3592 domain-containing protein: MKIILYIVWALFVVAAVFAVVHAVRKTRHEEQLVASWPKVQATVTGSVAGWTNGGGRSSRRRRFFPTYQFTDPQGTLFAGESEVSSAGKPILGTSLEVAYNPANPNDSRQVSANPRTTLGCAVPFFAVFALASLWFISVFPVD; this comes from the coding sequence ATGAAAATCATTCTCTACATTGTGTGGGCGCTGTTCGTGGTGGCCGCCGTCTTCGCGGTGGTTCATGCAGTCCGCAAAACCCGGCATGAGGAGCAACTCGTCGCATCGTGGCCCAAGGTCCAGGCCACGGTCACCGGCAGCGTGGCGGGCTGGACGAACGGCGGCGGCCGTTCCAGCCGGCGCCGGCGCTTCTTCCCGACCTACCAGTTCACTGATCCGCAGGGCACGTTGTTTGCCGGCGAATCGGAGGTTTCGTCCGCCGGCAAACCCATACTGGGAACCTCCCTCGAGGTGGCCTACAACCCGGCCAACCCCAATGACTCCCGGCAGGTTTCGGCCAACCCGCGCACGACGCTTGGATGCGCGGTCCCGTTCTTCGCCGTCTTTGCCCTGGCCTCCCTGTGGTTCATCAGCGTCTTCCCGGTGGACTGA
- the dhaL gene encoding dihydroxyacetone kinase subunit DhaL: MAALDVNWAVKWLTLSAQAMAEQRVYLIELDRAIGDSDHGENMDRGFQAVLAKLAEAPPETPGAALKLTAMTLMSKVGGAAGPLYGTAFLRAATSLGDAAEIEPAAWAGALAAARDGIVARGKAEPGDKTMVDAWTPAAEAAQKAAQDGDVLAVLVAAAEAAEAGAVATDPLVARKGRASYLGERSAGHRDPGAASSAMILRAAVGAAA; the protein is encoded by the coding sequence ATGGCGGCACTGGACGTGAACTGGGCAGTCAAGTGGCTGACGCTGTCCGCCCAAGCAATGGCCGAGCAGAGGGTCTACCTGATAGAACTCGACCGCGCCATTGGGGATTCGGACCATGGGGAAAACATGGACCGGGGCTTCCAGGCCGTCCTGGCCAAGCTGGCTGAAGCGCCGCCGGAGACCCCCGGGGCCGCGCTGAAGCTGACCGCCATGACCCTGATGTCCAAGGTGGGCGGAGCCGCCGGACCGCTCTACGGCACGGCTTTCCTGCGCGCAGCCACCTCGCTGGGGGACGCCGCAGAAATCGAGCCTGCGGCCTGGGCCGGCGCCCTGGCCGCTGCCCGTGACGGAATCGTGGCCCGGGGGAAGGCCGAACCGGGGGACAAGACCATGGTGGACGCCTGGACCCCGGCGGCAGAAGCCGCACAGAAGGCGGCGCAGGACGGCGATGTCCTCGCTGTCCTGGTGGCCGCAGCCGAGGCAGCCGAAGCAGGCGCCGTTGCAACGGACCCCCTGGTTGCCCGCAAGGGACGCGCCAGCTACCTGGGGGAGCGGAGCGCCGGCCACCGGGATCCGGGTGCTGCGTCGTCCGCCATGATCCTCCGCGCAGCAGTGGGGGCAGCTGCGTGA
- a CDS encoding S9 family peptidase, producing the protein MANLTPAIPDEQPLTPFHDLDHYLSIPRVSGLALSPDGTRLVTTVATLNSKGTEFGTALWELDPAGQKQARRITRSAKGEAGAAFAANGDVYFTSARPDPESPDADPVNALWLLPAGGGEARVVLNRPGGVGSVMTAKAADATFVVAEVLAGSGNEEEDAERRKSRKDNKVSAILHSEYPVRFWDADLGPGQPRIFAVEPGKEKEPGKPATIDATAELVLRNLTPDAGPRLREAETAVSPDGRTVYASYTKPLAKADSRSVLVAVDAASGNTTVLLDHEGMNYFPGPVSPDGKTLVVVSESDTTPHQAPQVKLHLLDVSADAADGLDALTPLAHDWDRWAKPAAWLPDGSALLVTADDDGASPVFRISVPASAAEVSVTRVTQDASAYTDVVVSPEGRSAYALRSSYSFPPEPVRIDLRSGETTRLPAPAERPAYPGRLERIAATAADGSRVPAYLALPEDASAASPAPMLLWIHGGPLGSWNAWTWRWNPWLMTAKGYAVLLPDPALSTGYGQNYIQRGWGEWGKGPFADLMAVTDAAVERPDIDAERTAAMGGSFGGYMANWVAGQTDRFKAIVTHASLWALDQFGPTTDASQYWLKEMTEEMALENSPHLHVEKISTPMLVIHGDKDYRVPIGEGLRLWYELLSKSQLAADQDGRTPHRFLYFPDENHWILQPQHAKVWYGVVESFLARHILDQDVPVPAELGL; encoded by the coding sequence ATGGCTAACTTGACCCCGGCGATCCCGGATGAGCAACCTTTGACCCCCTTCCATGATCTGGACCATTACCTGTCGATCCCGCGGGTGAGCGGACTGGCATTGAGTCCGGACGGCACCAGGCTTGTCACCACCGTGGCCACCCTGAACAGTAAGGGCACAGAATTCGGCACGGCTCTCTGGGAGCTGGATCCTGCGGGGCAGAAGCAGGCGCGGCGCATCACGCGCAGCGCCAAGGGTGAGGCGGGGGCGGCGTTCGCGGCCAACGGCGACGTCTACTTCACCTCGGCCCGGCCCGATCCGGAGAGCCCGGACGCCGATCCCGTCAACGCCCTCTGGCTGCTCCCTGCTGGCGGCGGTGAAGCGCGTGTGGTGCTGAACCGGCCTGGCGGCGTGGGTTCAGTCATGACGGCCAAGGCTGCGGATGCCACGTTTGTGGTGGCAGAGGTCCTGGCAGGTTCGGGCAACGAGGAGGAAGACGCCGAGCGGCGCAAGTCGCGCAAGGACAACAAAGTCTCCGCCATCCTGCACAGCGAGTATCCGGTCAGGTTCTGGGATGCAGACCTAGGGCCCGGCCAGCCAAGGATTTTCGCTGTGGAACCGGGCAAGGAGAAGGAACCCGGAAAGCCTGCAACCATCGACGCCACGGCCGAGCTGGTCCTGCGCAACCTCACCCCCGATGCGGGTCCGCGGCTGCGGGAAGCGGAAACCGCGGTGAGCCCCGACGGCCGCACCGTGTACGCCAGCTACACCAAGCCGCTGGCCAAGGCGGACAGCCGCTCCGTCCTGGTGGCCGTGGACGCCGCCTCCGGCAACACCACCGTGCTCCTGGACCACGAGGGCATGAACTACTTTCCCGGCCCGGTCAGCCCGGACGGGAAAACCCTGGTAGTCGTCAGCGAGAGTGACACCACCCCGCACCAGGCGCCCCAGGTCAAGCTGCACCTCCTCGACGTGTCCGCAGATGCTGCGGACGGACTGGATGCGCTGACGCCCCTTGCTCACGACTGGGACCGCTGGGCAAAGCCCGCCGCGTGGCTGCCTGACGGTTCGGCCCTCCTGGTCACAGCGGACGACGACGGCGCGTCGCCAGTTTTCCGGATCAGTGTTCCGGCCTCTGCCGCTGAGGTGAGCGTCACCAGGGTGACCCAGGACGCCTCGGCGTACACCGACGTCGTGGTTTCTCCCGAGGGGCGCAGCGCCTATGCCCTGCGGAGCTCCTACTCCTTTCCGCCCGAGCCTGTGCGCATCGACCTGCGCAGCGGGGAAACCACACGCCTGCCGGCGCCGGCGGAACGGCCCGCCTATCCCGGCAGGCTCGAACGCATCGCAGCCACGGCTGCGGATGGTTCGCGCGTGCCCGCCTATCTTGCCCTGCCGGAGGATGCGTCCGCAGCGTCCCCTGCCCCGATGCTGCTCTGGATCCACGGCGGCCCGCTGGGGTCCTGGAACGCCTGGACCTGGCGCTGGAACCCCTGGCTGATGACGGCCAAGGGCTACGCGGTGCTCTTGCCCGACCCCGCTCTCTCCACCGGCTACGGGCAGAACTACATCCAACGCGGGTGGGGCGAATGGGGGAAAGGGCCCTTCGCTGATCTCATGGCGGTCACCGATGCCGCCGTCGAACGGCCGGACATCGACGCGGAACGGACGGCCGCCATGGGAGGATCCTTCGGCGGTTACATGGCCAACTGGGTGGCCGGCCAGACAGACCGGTTCAAGGCAATTGTGACGCACGCCAGCCTCTGGGCGCTTGACCAGTTTGGCCCCACCACGGATGCATCCCAGTACTGGCTCAAGGAGATGACCGAAGAGATGGCGCTGGAGAACTCTCCGCACCTTCACGTCGAGAAAATCAGCACGCCCATGCTGGTGATCCACGGGGACAAGGACTACCGCGTTCCCATTGGGGAAGGCCTGCGCCTCTGGTACGAACTGCTGTCCAAATCGCAGCTGGCCGCGGACCAGGACGGGCGCACCCCGCACCGCTTCCTGTACTTCCCGGACGAGAACCACTGGATCCTGCAGCCGCAGCACGCGAAGGTCTGGTACGGCGTCGTAGAGAGCTTCCTTGCCCGGCACATCCTGGACCAGGATGTGCCCGTGCCCGCGGAGCTCGGGCTTTAG
- the dhaM gene encoding dihydroxyacetone kinase phosphoryl donor subunit DhaM, with protein sequence MTVTIVVVSHSEKIADGAAELAAQMAPDVEVLTAGGTTDGRIGTSLEKVMAALDKAGSGGTVILTDLGSAVMTAESALEFVENPEEMVLADAPLVEGLVAAAVAAQGGADMHAVKHAAEAAGGQAGQSGDSPLSAVQGGARAGGVPDCTGDFELVNQAGMHARPAAKIAGGLSALDAEVKVNGVDGASMTGLMTLAAGKGSVLHVEAWGADAERAVNYVGGLVQAGFGEP encoded by the coding sequence GTGACAGTCACCATCGTGGTTGTTTCCCACAGCGAAAAAATTGCCGACGGCGCTGCCGAACTTGCCGCCCAAATGGCGCCCGACGTCGAGGTCCTCACCGCAGGCGGCACCACCGACGGCAGGATCGGCACCAGTCTTGAAAAGGTCATGGCCGCACTGGACAAAGCAGGGAGCGGGGGCACCGTGATCCTGACAGATTTGGGGTCCGCGGTGATGACGGCCGAGTCGGCGCTGGAGTTCGTCGAGAACCCCGAAGAGATGGTGCTGGCGGATGCGCCCCTGGTGGAGGGCCTGGTGGCGGCGGCGGTTGCCGCCCAGGGCGGCGCGGACATGCACGCGGTCAAGCACGCGGCGGAAGCCGCGGGCGGGCAGGCAGGCCAGTCCGGTGACTCCCCGCTGAGTGCGGTCCAGGGAGGTGCCCGTGCAGGCGGCGTGCCCGACTGCACGGGGGACTTTGAGCTGGTCAACCAGGCGGGCATGCATGCGCGCCCCGCTGCGAAGATCGCAGGCGGCCTCTCTGCCCTGGACGCCGAGGTGAAGGTCAACGGGGTGGACGGCGCCTCCATGACCGGACTCATGACCCTGGCGGCAGGCAAGGGCTCCGTGCTGCATGTGGAAGCGTGGGGTGCCGACGCCGAACGCGCCGTGAACTACGTGGGCGGCCTGGTGCAGGCGGGTTTCGGGGAGCCGTAA
- a CDS encoding HhH-GPD family protein, which produces MLQQTPVVRVLPVWHEWLERWPTPAGLAGEPAGEAVRSWGRLGYPRRALRLHAAAAAITEKHKGKVPDTYTELLALPGVGSYTAAAVAAFAYGRRETVVDTNIRRVHARLVSGTALPAPALTAAEMRLAASLLPAADAPSVRWNAAVMELGALLCTARAPKCGACPVNDLCAWRAAGEPPPSYIPKGQAWHGTDRQVRGAVVAVLRLAEEPVPAEMFHHEPADLGFAPAGIGVPLAALHRLNSAPEQLERALAGLLADGLAELHDGGYRLPA; this is translated from the coding sequence ATGCTGCAGCAGACGCCCGTGGTCCGGGTGCTTCCCGTCTGGCACGAATGGCTGGAGCGCTGGCCCACCCCGGCAGGGCTCGCGGGAGAGCCGGCAGGCGAAGCCGTCCGGTCGTGGGGCCGGCTGGGTTACCCGCGCCGGGCACTCCGGCTTCATGCCGCCGCCGCAGCCATCACTGAAAAGCACAAGGGTAAGGTCCCGGATACCTACACGGAGCTGCTGGCCCTCCCCGGGGTGGGCAGCTACACGGCCGCAGCGGTGGCAGCTTTCGCCTACGGCCGGCGGGAAACCGTGGTGGATACCAATATCCGGCGCGTCCACGCCCGGCTGGTTTCAGGAACAGCCCTCCCCGCCCCAGCCCTGACCGCGGCGGAAATGCGGTTGGCAGCCTCGCTCCTGCCGGCTGCCGACGCCCCTTCTGTCCGGTGGAACGCAGCGGTCATGGAACTCGGGGCGCTCCTGTGCACTGCAAGGGCACCCAAGTGCGGCGCCTGCCCGGTCAACGACCTCTGTGCCTGGCGCGCGGCAGGCGAGCCGCCGCCGTCGTACATCCCTAAAGGCCAGGCCTGGCACGGCACCGACCGCCAGGTCCGCGGCGCGGTAGTTGCTGTCCTGAGGCTTGCCGAGGAGCCCGTGCCCGCCGAGATGTTCCATCACGAGCCCGCGGACCTGGGGTTCGCGCCGGCCGGAATCGGCGTGCCGCTCGCTGCCCTCCACCGCCTCAACTCGGCCCCGGAGCAGCTGGAGCGGGCACTGGCTGGACTGCTTGCGGACGGTTTGGCGGAACTGCACGACGGCGGATACCGGCTTCCTGCCTAA
- the dhaK gene encoding dihydroxyacetone kinase subunit DhaK yields MKKLINDPKAVVDESVQGFGLAHAGLVTVSTDPTFITRKDAPVGGKVGLVSGGGSGHEPLHAGFVGHGMLDAAVPGAVFTSPTPDQILPATLAVNSGAGVVHIVKNYTGDVLNFETAAELAEAEGVSVRTVLVNDDVAVEDSLYTAGRRGVGGTVLVEKIAGAAAERGDDLEAVAAIGERVNANVRTMGVALSACTVPHAGSPSFDLAEDEIEIGIGIHGEPGRHRIPMENADGITDRLLEPVLGDLGIASGDRVLLFVNGMGGTPLSELYIVYRRAAQVLADRGAEVERSLVGNYITSLEMQGCSISVLRLDDELTELWDAPVHTAALRWGV; encoded by the coding sequence ATGAAGAAACTGATCAATGATCCCAAGGCCGTCGTCGACGAATCGGTGCAGGGCTTCGGCCTGGCCCACGCCGGCCTGGTTACCGTCAGCACGGATCCCACCTTCATCACCCGCAAGGACGCGCCGGTGGGCGGCAAGGTGGGACTGGTCTCCGGAGGAGGCAGCGGGCACGAGCCCCTGCACGCCGGATTCGTAGGGCACGGAATGCTCGACGCCGCTGTGCCGGGGGCGGTGTTCACCTCACCGACGCCGGACCAGATCCTTCCGGCGACCCTTGCAGTGAACTCAGGTGCCGGCGTCGTGCATATCGTTAAGAATTACACCGGCGACGTCCTTAACTTCGAAACGGCGGCGGAGCTTGCCGAGGCCGAAGGGGTGAGCGTCCGGACCGTCCTGGTCAATGACGACGTGGCGGTGGAGGACTCGCTGTACACCGCCGGCCGCCGCGGCGTGGGCGGAACCGTCCTGGTGGAGAAAATCGCCGGTGCCGCCGCCGAGCGGGGTGATGACCTGGAAGCCGTTGCCGCCATTGGCGAGAGGGTCAACGCCAACGTCAGGACCATGGGCGTGGCGCTGTCCGCCTGCACCGTACCCCACGCGGGTTCGCCCAGCTTCGACCTCGCGGAGGACGAGATCGAGATCGGGATCGGGATCCACGGTGAGCCGGGCCGGCACCGCATCCCCATGGAGAACGCAGACGGCATTACCGACCGGCTGCTGGAACCGGTCCTCGGCGACCTTGGCATCGCCTCCGGGGACAGGGTGCTGCTGTTCGTCAACGGCATGGGCGGAACCCCGCTGAGCGAGCTGTACATTGTCTACCGCCGGGCGGCGCAGGTCCTGGCTGACCGCGGCGCCGAAGTAGAGCGGTCGCTGGTGGGCAACTACATCACGTCACTGGAAATGCAGGGCTGCTCCATCTCGGTACTCAGGCTTGACGATGAGCTCACGGAACTGTGGGACGCCCCTGTACACACCGCTGCCCTTCGCTGGGGCGTGTAA
- a CDS encoding peptide chain release factor 3, with protein MSQDVLTPARISGIHKEAGRRRTFAVISHPDAGKSTLTEALALHAKVIGTAGASSGKANRKETVSDWMQMEKDRGISISSAALQFSYRDTVINLLDTPGHADFSEDTYRVLAAVDCAVMLVDAAKGLETQTMKLFEVCKQRNLPIITVINKWDRPGLDALALMDEITERTGLQPMPLTWAVGISGDFRGVWDLRNDRFARFQRNNAGAQIALTEYFTPEEAAESQGSNWTDAVDEAGLVIESNLEFDVEAFHAGKATPILFSSAALNFGVKELLDALVDFAPPAAPRPDVDGNPRPVESPFSGFVFKVQAGMNKAHRDHVAFIRVCSGVFERGMVVTQTRTGKSFATKYAQQVFGREREVIDEAYPGDVVGLVNASSLRVGDSLFLEGPVEYPAIPLFAPEHFQVARSKDPSKFKQFRRGIEQLEHEGVIQVLRSDVRGDQAPVLAAVGPMQFEVVEDRMAHDFSAPMRLERLPYSLARISTADAMPALANVPGAEVLLRSDGEYLALFNDVWALRRIEKNHPDLTLVPIGTHNPRKVGRHDRITTARAGHRRRDHKSAGCLGARNLGRADCRQVRHRPTRGSVG; from the coding sequence GTGTCCCAAGATGTCCTGACCCCCGCCCGGATCTCCGGTATCCACAAAGAGGCGGGCCGGCGCCGGACCTTTGCTGTCATCTCCCACCCTGACGCCGGCAAGTCCACCCTCACCGAGGCGCTGGCCCTGCATGCGAAAGTGATCGGCACGGCCGGAGCCTCCAGCGGCAAGGCCAACCGCAAGGAGACCGTGTCCGACTGGATGCAGATGGAGAAGGACCGCGGCATCTCCATCAGCTCGGCGGCGTTGCAGTTCTCCTACCGGGACACCGTCATCAACCTCCTGGACACCCCCGGCCACGCCGACTTCTCGGAGGACACCTACCGGGTGCTGGCCGCCGTCGACTGCGCTGTGATGCTGGTGGACGCCGCCAAGGGCCTGGAAACCCAGACCATGAAACTTTTCGAGGTCTGCAAGCAGCGGAACCTGCCGATCATCACAGTCATCAACAAGTGGGACCGGCCCGGGCTGGACGCGCTGGCCCTGATGGACGAAATCACCGAACGCACCGGCCTGCAGCCCATGCCCCTGACCTGGGCCGTGGGGATTTCCGGCGACTTCCGCGGCGTCTGGGACCTGCGCAACGACCGCTTCGCCCGGTTCCAGCGCAACAATGCCGGTGCGCAGATCGCCCTCACGGAGTACTTCACGCCGGAGGAAGCCGCCGAAAGCCAGGGCAGCAACTGGACTGACGCCGTGGATGAAGCCGGCCTGGTGATCGAGTCGAACCTGGAGTTCGACGTCGAGGCCTTCCACGCAGGCAAGGCCACCCCCATCCTGTTCAGCTCCGCCGCCCTCAACTTCGGCGTCAAGGAACTGCTGGACGCCCTGGTGGACTTCGCCCCGCCCGCAGCTCCACGCCCGGACGTTGACGGCAACCCGCGGCCCGTTGAATCCCCGTTCTCCGGCTTCGTTTTCAAGGTCCAGGCAGGCATGAACAAGGCGCACCGGGACCACGTGGCCTTCATCCGTGTCTGCTCCGGTGTCTTCGAGCGCGGCATGGTGGTTACGCAGACCCGCACCGGCAAGTCGTTCGCCACCAAGTATGCCCAGCAGGTGTTCGGCCGGGAACGCGAAGTGATCGACGAGGCCTACCCGGGCGACGTCGTGGGCCTGGTCAACGCGTCCTCCCTCCGCGTGGGGGACAGCCTCTTCCTTGAGGGCCCGGTGGAATACCCGGCCATCCCGCTGTTCGCCCCTGAGCACTTCCAGGTGGCGCGCTCCAAGGACCCCAGCAAGTTCAAGCAGTTCCGCCGCGGCATCGAACAGCTGGAACACGAGGGCGTCATCCAGGTGCTCCGCTCGGACGTCCGCGGCGACCAGGCTCCGGTGCTTGCCGCCGTCGGGCCCATGCAGTTCGAAGTGGTGGAGGACCGCATGGCGCATGACTTCAGCGCGCCCATGCGCCTGGAGCGCCTGCCCTACTCCCTGGCAAGGATTTCGACGGCGGACGCCATGCCTGCGCTGGCCAATGTGCCGGGCGCTGAGGTGCTTTTGCGGTCCGACGGCGAATACCTCGCCCTGTTCAACGACGTCTGGGCGCTCCGCCGCATTGAAAAGAACCACCCGGACCTCACCCTCGTGCCCATCGGCACGCACAACCCCCGCAAAGTAGGCCGACATGACCGCATCACAACCGCGCGCGCTGGTCACCGGCGTCGGGACCATAAATCCGCTGGGTGCCTCGGTGCCCGAAACCTGGGCCGAGCTGACTGCCGGCAAGTCCGGCATCGCCCCACTCGAGGAAGCGTGGGCTGA
- a CDS encoding amino-acid N-acetyltransferase: MTDSFHIRPARTSDVSAIKKLVAPLAEQRILMAKETVAYYESLQEFRIAESSDGEVIGCGALHVMWEDLAEVRTLAASHDWRGKGVGHVLVESLLEEARALGVARVFCLTFEVDFFKRHGFEVMADQSAVDPVVYSELLRSHDEGVAEFLDLARVKPNTLGNTRMIKVL; encoded by the coding sequence GTGACTGACTCCTTCCATATCCGTCCTGCCCGCACCAGCGATGTTTCAGCCATCAAGAAACTGGTGGCGCCGCTGGCTGAGCAGCGGATCCTGATGGCCAAGGAGACGGTTGCCTACTACGAGAGCCTGCAGGAGTTCCGCATCGCAGAGTCCAGCGACGGCGAGGTCATCGGATGCGGAGCGCTGCACGTCATGTGGGAGGACCTGGCTGAAGTGCGCACCCTGGCCGCTTCCCACGACTGGCGGGGCAAAGGGGTGGGGCACGTCCTGGTGGAGAGCCTGCTGGAGGAGGCGCGTGCACTTGGTGTTGCGCGCGTCTTCTGCCTCACCTTCGAAGTGGACTTCTTCAAGCGCCACGGCTTCGAGGTGATGGCGGACCAGTCCGCAGTGGATCCGGTGGTGTACTCGGAGCTTCTCCGTTCCCACGATGAGGGTGTAGCCGAGTTCTTGGACCTCGCCCGGGTCAAGCCCAACACGCTGGGCAACACCCGCATGATCAAGGTGCTGTAG